In Rosa chinensis cultivar Old Blush chromosome 1, RchiOBHm-V2, whole genome shotgun sequence, a genomic segment contains:
- the LOC112194233 gene encoding trafficking protein particle complex subunit 2: MATTACFIIVSRNDIPIYEAEVGSAAKREDAAQLHQFILHAALDIVQDLAWTTSAMYLKAVDRFNDLVVSAYVTAGHTRLMLLHDSRNDDGIKSFFQEVHELYIKTLLNPTYLPGSRITSSHFDTKVRALARKYL, from the exons atgGCAACGACGGCGTGTTTCATTATCGTGAGCAGAAACGACATCCCCATTTACGAAGCTGAAGTGGGATCTGCGGCCAAG AGAGAAGATGCTGCTCAGCTTCACCAGTTCATATTACATGCAGCTCTGGATATTGTTCAGGACCTTGCTTGGACTACCAGTGCCAT GTATTTGAAAGCAGTAGACCGCTTTAATGATTTGGTGGTTTCCGCCTATGTTACAGCTGGTC ATACACGACTTATGCTGCTTCATGACTCCCGGAATGATGACGGGATTAAGAGCTTTTTCCAAGAGGTTCATGAGCTTTATATCAAG ACTCTTCTTAATCCGACCTACTTGCCTGGTTCACGAATAACATCATCACATTTTGATACCAAAGTTCGTGCCCTTGCACGAAAGTATCTGTAG
- the LOC112193342 gene encoding stromal 70 kDa heat shock-related protein, chloroplastic: MACSAQINVLGTAPNFASPKTLFLGQRLGQTVPLRGFVSLRSNGVRRAGPLRIVNEKVVGIDLGTTNSAVGAMEGGKPTIVTNAEGQRTTPSVVAYTKNGDRLVGQIAKRQAVVNPENTFFSVKRFIGRKMSEVDEESKQVSYRVVRDENGNVKLDCPAIGKQFAAEEISAQVLRKLVDDASKFLNDKVTKAVVTVPAYFNDSQRTATKDAGRIAGLEVLRIINEPTAASLAYGFERKNNETILVFDLGGGTFDVSVLEVGDGVFEVLSTSGDTHLGGDDFDKRIVDWLATDFKRNEGIDLLKDKQALQRLTETAEKAKMELSSLTQANISLPFITATADGPKHIETTLTRAKFEELCSDLLDRVKTPVENSLRDAKLSFKDLDEVILVGGSTRIPAVQELVRKLTGKEPNVTVNPDEVVALGAAVQAGVLAGDVSDIVLLDVTPLSLGLETLGGVMTKIIPRNTTLPTSKSEVFSTAADGQTSVEINVLQGEREFVRDNKSLGSFRLDGIPPAPRGVPQIEVKFDIDANGILSVAAVDKGTGKQQDITITGASTLPNDEVQRMVSEAEKFAKEDKEKRDAIDTKNQADSVVYQTEKQLKELGDKVPAPVKEKVEAKLGELKEAISGGSTQVIKDAMAALNQEVMQLGQSLYNQPGAPGAGAGPTPPGAEDGPAESSSSSGKGPEGDVIDADFTDSK, translated from the exons ATGGCCTGCTCGGCTCAAATCAACGTCCTGGGCACCGCCCCCAACTTCGCCTCCCCAAAGACGCTGTTTTTAGGTCAGAGACTCGGCCAAACGGTGCCGTTGAGGGGCTTCGTCAGCCTCAGGTCCAACGGCGTACGACGCGCCGGACCGCTCCGCATAGTCAACGAGAAAGTCGTCGGCATCGACTTGGGGACCACGAACTCGGCCGTCGGCGCTATGGAGGGTGGGAAGCCCACCATAGTAACTAACGCCGAGGGGCAGAGAACGACGCCGTCCGTGGTGGCGTATACGAAGAACGGCGATAGGCTTGTGGGCCAGATTGCGAAACGGCAGGCCGTTGTGAACCCGGAGAACACCTTCTTTTCGGTGAAGAGGTTCATTGGGAGGAAGATGTCTGAGGTTGACGAAGAGTCGAAGCAGGTTTCGTATAGGGTTGTGAGGGATGAGAATGGGAATGTTAAGCTTGATTGCCCTGCTATTGGGAAACAGTTTGCAGCTGAAGAAATTTCTGCTCAG GTTTTGAGAAAGCTGGTGGATGACGCTTCAAAGTTTTTAAATGATAAAGTCACCAAAGCTGTGGTAACTGTGCCTGCTTACTTCAATGATTCTCAAAGAACTGCTACCAAAGATGCTGGCCGTATTGCTGGGTTGGAAGTTCTGAGGATCATAAATGAACCTACTGCTGCTTCATTAGCATATGGATTTGAAAGGAAGAACAATGAAACTATCTTGGTATTTGACCTTGGAGGTGGTACCTTTGATGTCTCAG TTTTGGAGGTTGGTGATGGTGTGTTTGAAGTGCTATCGACTTCTGGAGATACACATTTGGGTGGTGATGATTTTGATAAG AGGATTGTTGATTGGCTTGCTACAGACTTCAAAAGAAATGAAGGAATTGATCTATTGAAGGATAAACAAGCTCTTCAGCGGCTGACAGAGACGGCTGAGAAAGCGAAAATGGAGTTGTCATCTTTGACACAGGCAAACATTAG CTTGCCTTTCATTACTGCTACTGCGGATGGCCCCAAGCATATTGAGACAACCCTTACTAGAGCCAAGTTTGAGGAGTTGTGCTCAGATCTCCTTGACAG AGTTAAAACACCAGTTGAAAATTCCTTGAGGGATGCAAAGCTCTCCTTCAAAGACCTAGATGAGGTAATACTTGTTGGTGGTTCAACACGTATACCTGCTGTTCAGGAGCTTGTAAGGAAGTTGACGGGGAAGGAACCAAATGTTACAGTCAACCCTGATGAAGTTGTTGCCCTTGGTGCTGCAGTTCAG GCTGGTGTCTTAGCTGGAGATGTAAGCGACATTGTATTGTTGGATGTGACACCACTGTCACTGGGTTTGGAGACCCTTGGTGGTGTCATGACAAAGATCATCCCAAGAAACACCACTCTACCTACCTCTAAGTCAGAGGTATTCTCAACTGCTGCGGATGGTCAGACAAGTGTGGAGATCAATGTTCTTCAAGGGGAGAGAGAATTTGTTAGAGATAACAAATCTCTTGGTAGCTTCCGTCTGGATGGCATCCCGCCTGCACCACGTGGGGTTCCTCAAATTGAAGTGAAGTTTGACATTGATGCCAATGGTATACTCTCTGTCGCTGCTGTTGACAAGGGCACAGGCAAACAGCAGGATATTACCATTACTGGTGCTAGCACTCTCCCTAATGATGAG GTGCAAAGAATGGTTAGTGAAGCAGAGAAGTTTGCAAAGGAGGACAAGGAGAAGAGAGATGCCATTGATACAAAGAATCAGGCAGATTCTGTTGTCTACCAGACTGAGAAGCAGCTGAAGGAGCTGGGAGACAAGGTTCCAGCCCCAGTTAAAGAGAAGGTTGAGGCAAAACTTGGAGAGCTCAAGGAGGCGATTTCTGGGGGTTCAACCCAAGTTATTAAGGATGCCATGGCTGCTCTCAACCAGGAAGTTATGCAGCTTGGACAATCCCTTTACAACCAGCCTGGTGCACCTGGTGCAGGTGCAGGGCCAACACCACCCGGTGCTGAAGATGGGCCTGCagaatcatcatcctcatcaggCAAGGGACCTGAAGGAGATGTGATTGATGCAGATTTCACTGACAGCAAGTGA
- the LOC112182166 gene encoding (R)-mandelonitrile lyase-like, producing the protein MGFSLHLLLLFVHLAICSSEQTFPYMTSNVKEVAGRSFDYIVVGGGTAGCPLAATLSEKFSVLLVERGGSPYGDPFILEEKYFGFPFLQTNEYTSVAQSFVSTDGVPSFRGRVLGGSAAINAGFYGRASKDFVKKVGWSNEGVKDAYEWVESRFISKPDHLTPWSHAVESSFLEAGILPYNGFSLEHIQGTKIGATSFDNQGRRHLPADLLPAGNPSKITVLLNATVDKVIFQRTGTTDEKIARGIRFIKSDGSSHQTYEAYLNQPDNSGSWGDVILSAGALGSPQILLLSGIGPQQHLKNFEIPLVLNLKGVGERMQDNTAIQVFVNYNQQNPTPDPAKVAGIADDFKIIIEAAIIPISLNGTFVSYFIGKLAFPESVGKLELNSTDPRANPSVTFNYLSSEKDLAECVKMTELLELALRSKSIASLLGSNEYRNKPMPTKDELQKLCKTTISTIWHYHGGCTVGSVVDKNYRVYGVKGLRVIDGSTFLESPGTNPMATVLMLGRYQGLKILQERKDASFINPIT; encoded by the exons ATGGGGTTTTCATTGCATCTGTTGCTTCTATTTGTTCACTTGGCTATATGTTCTTCGGAGCAAACGTTCCCCTATATGACTTCAAATGTCAAAGAAGTAGCCGGTAGGTCCTTCGACTACATTGTTGTTGGCGGAGGCACTGCGGGCTGCCCCCTAGCTGCAACCTTGTCTGAGAAATTCTCAGTGCTGTTGGTGGAACGAGGTGGCTCGCCTTACGGAGACCCCTTCATCTTAGAGGAGAAGTACTTCGGATTCCCATTTCTCCAAACTAATGAATATACATCAGTTGCACAAAGCTTTGTCTCGACAGATGGTGTCCCCAGTTTCAGAGGAAGAGTGCTAGGAGGATCAGCTGCTATCAATGCTGGGTTTTACGGCAGAGCAAGCAAGGATTTTGTCAAAAAGGTTGGTTGGAGTAATGAGGGAGTAAAGGATGCTTATGAATGGGTGGAATCTAGATTCATCTCTAAACCTGATCATTTGACTCCATGGTCGCATGCTGTTGAGTCTAGCTTTCTTGAAGCTGGAATTCTCCCCTATAATGGTTTCAGTTTGGAGCATATTCAGGGAACAAAAATTGGTGCTACTTCGTTCGATAACCAGGGAAGAAGACACTTACCAGCTGATCTTCTACCGGCAGGAAATCCAAGCAAGATCACAGTTCTCTTGAATGCAACCGTAGACAAAGTTATCTTTCAAAGAACTG GTACCACAGATGAGAAGATAGCTCGAGGTATAAGATTCATCAAGAGTGATGGCAGCTCACACCAGACTTATGAAGCTTACCTCAACCAGCCAGACAACTCGGGTTCATGGGGTGATGTGATACTATCAGCAGGAGCTTTAGGCAGCCCTCAGATTTTGTTGTTAAGTGGCATTGGCCCTCAACAACACCTTAAAAACTTTGAAATCCCGCTCGTACTCAACTTGAAGGGAGTAGGAGAGAGAATGCAAGACAATACTGCTATTCAAGTCTTTGTCAACTACAACCAGCAAAATCCAACACCAGACCCTGCCAAAGTTGCTGGTATAGCAGATGACTTCAAAATCATAATCGAGGCAGCAATCATACCTATTAGCTTGAATGGAACATTTGTTAGCTATTTTATTGGCAAACTTGCCTTCCCAGAATCCGTAGGAAAGCTTGAACTCAACAGCACTGACCCCAGAGCAAACCCATCAGTGACGTTCAACTACCTATCAAGCGAGAAAGACTTGGCAGAATGTGTGAAGATGACCGAGCTGCTTGAGCTAGCTTTAAGGTCCAAATCAATTGCTTCCTTATTGGGTTCGAATGAATACCGAAACAAGCCGATGCCTACTAAAGACGAGCTCCAGAAACTCTGCAAGACGACTATCAGTACCATCTGGCACTACCATGGTGGTTGCACTGTGGGGTCAGTGGTTGACAAGAATTATAGGGTTTATGGTGTTAAAGGCTTGAGAGTGATCGATGGGTCAACCTTCCTGGAATCACCAGGCACAAACCCAATGGCCACTGTGCTGATGCTTGGAAGATACCAAGGGCtcaaaattcttcaagaaagaaaagatgCGTCCTTTATCAATCCCATAACCTGA